One window of Futiania mangrovi genomic DNA carries:
- a CDS encoding DsbA family oxidoreductase: MTSLTIDFFHDVVCCWCFNISSRMRSLAAEFDLDIRHRTFVLQASPAEMAARWGAPEDARETILGHWTVCRQVSDQPDLIEIDAMRAARFDYPHGMSAALGCKAAERLGGQTAHWDMFDRLQRAHLTEAQNVADPATVLHAARDLGFEAGAFAEAFGDPATVTAVATDRQDARALQVRSIPALIVRETGARLVNGPREDLAAQIRTALRLVA; the protein is encoded by the coding sequence ATGACCTCCCTTACCATCGACTTCTTTCACGATGTCGTCTGCTGCTGGTGTTTCAATATCTCGTCGCGGATGCGGAGCCTTGCCGCGGAGTTTGACCTCGACATCCGCCACCGCACCTTCGTCCTGCAGGCGAGCCCAGCCGAGATGGCCGCGCGCTGGGGCGCGCCCGAGGACGCCCGCGAGACCATTCTGGGGCATTGGACGGTCTGCCGCCAGGTCAGCGACCAGCCGGACCTCATCGAAATCGACGCCATGCGGGCCGCGCGCTTCGACTATCCCCACGGGATGAGCGCGGCGCTCGGATGCAAGGCGGCGGAGCGGCTCGGGGGCCAAACCGCCCACTGGGACATGTTCGACCGCCTGCAGCGCGCGCATCTGACCGAGGCGCAGAACGTCGCCGACCCGGCAACGGTGCTGCATGCCGCCCGGGATCTAGGCTTCGAGGCCGGGGCGTTTGCCGAGGCGTTCGGCGACCCGGCAACGGTAACCGCAGTGGCGACCGACCGGCAGGACGCCCGCGCGCTTCAGGTCCGTTCCATCCCGGCCCTCATCGTCCGGGAGACCGGTGCGCGCCTCGTCAACGGGCCGCGCGAGGACCTCGCCGCGCAGATCCGCACCGCTCTCCGCCTCGTCGCCTGA
- the wrbA gene encoding NAD(P)H:quinone oxidoreductase, whose amino-acid sequence MTRVLVLYYSSYGHVRALAQAEAEGARSVPGTHVDLRRVPETVPEGIRLKAGFAPDDTPVATPADLEAYDAIIFGTPTLFGMMAGQMKSFLDQAGGLWARNALVGKVAAVFASTGSQHGGHEATLLSTQIPLQHFGMLIVGMPYTFAGQTTAEGIVGGAPYGAGTIAGADGSRAPTETDLAGARFQGAHVARIAARLAGTALHEEAA is encoded by the coding sequence ATGACCCGCGTTCTCGTTCTCTACTATTCCAGCTACGGCCATGTCCGTGCCCTTGCACAGGCCGAGGCCGAAGGCGCCCGCAGCGTCCCCGGCACCCATGTCGACCTGCGGCGCGTACCCGAAACCGTTCCCGAGGGCATCCGGCTGAAGGCTGGTTTCGCCCCCGACGACACCCCCGTCGCGACGCCTGCCGACCTCGAGGCTTATGACGCCATCATCTTCGGCACGCCAACGCTCTTCGGCATGATGGCTGGGCAGATGAAATCCTTCCTCGACCAGGCGGGCGGCCTCTGGGCGCGGAATGCGCTGGTTGGCAAGGTCGCCGCCGTCTTCGCCTCCACCGGCTCGCAGCATGGCGGGCACGAGGCGACGCTGCTGTCGACCCAGATCCCGCTCCAACATTTCGGCATGCTGATCGTCGGCATGCCCTACACCTTCGCCGGTCAGACGACGGCCGAGGGCATCGTCGGCGGCGCGCCCTACGGCGCGGGCACCATCGCCGGGGCCGACGGCTCGCGCGCGCCCACCGAGACTGACCTCGCCGGTGCGCGTTTCCAGGGCGCGCATGTCGCGCGGATTGCCGCACGGCTTGCAGGGACCGCTCTGCACGAGGAGGCCGCGTGA
- the msrA gene encoding peptide-methionine (S)-S-oxide reductase MsrA: MWFMSRKPLAIPAPHEALPGRSDPIATAQVHHVSGRPLHPPYPGGMERAIFGMGCFWGAERLFWQIPGVWVTAVGYAGGTTPNPTYEETCSGMTGHTEAVLAVFDPARVSYARLLEIFWENHDPTQGMRQGNDVGTQYRSAIYTTTAEQAADADASARAFGKALKAAGYGPVTTEVAPAGPFYFAEAYHQQYLAKNPGGYCGLAGTGVSCPVGVGVR, translated from the coding sequence ATGTGGTTCATGTCCCGCAAGCCCCTTGCCATTCCCGCCCCGCACGAGGCGCTGCCGGGCCGAAGCGACCCGATAGCGACAGCGCAGGTCCATCACGTGTCCGGCCGCCCGCTGCATCCGCCCTATCCCGGCGGCATGGAGCGGGCGATCTTCGGCATGGGCTGCTTCTGGGGCGCCGAGCGGCTGTTCTGGCAGATCCCGGGCGTCTGGGTAACGGCCGTGGGCTATGCCGGCGGCACGACGCCCAACCCGACCTATGAGGAGACCTGCAGCGGCATGACCGGCCATACGGAGGCCGTGCTCGCGGTGTTCGACCCGGCCCGCGTGAGCTATGCGCGCCTGCTGGAAATCTTCTGGGAGAACCACGATCCCACGCAGGGCATGCGCCAGGGCAACGACGTCGGCACCCAGTACCGCTCCGCCATCTACACGACGACGGCGGAGCAGGCCGCGGATGCGGATGCCAGCGCCCGCGCGTTCGGCAAGGCGCTGAAGGCGGCGGGATATGGGCCCGTGACGACGGAGGTCGCGCCGGCCGGGCCATTCTATTTCGCGGAAGCCTATCACCAGCAGTACCTGGCGAAGAACCCCGGAGGATATTGCGGGCTCGCGGGGACGGGCGTGAGCTGCCCGGTGGGCGTGGGGGTTCGATGA
- a CDS encoding BPSL1445 family SYLF domain-containing lipoprotein, with amino-acid sequence MIRALSTLALAAVAVLAVALAPAQAATKSKAEIDAGVTTTLDRFYKEFAGGRDLMSRASGALVFPTITKGGFIVGGEYGEGALLIDGAPVAYYSSASASIGFQAGLQSRSQIIFFMTDKALADFRAAEGWEAGVDASITVIEEGASGKLSTETAKQPVIGVVFAGRGLMGGISLDGTKVTKIDPQ; translated from the coding sequence ATGATCCGTGCTCTCAGCACTCTTGCGCTTGCCGCAGTTGCCGTCCTTGCCGTGGCCCTCGCCCCGGCGCAGGCGGCAACCAAGTCGAAGGCTGAAATCGACGCGGGCGTTACGACCACGCTCGACCGCTTCTACAAGGAGTTCGCCGGCGGCCGCGACCTCATGTCCCGCGCGTCCGGTGCATTGGTGTTTCCGACCATCACCAAGGGCGGTTTCATCGTCGGTGGCGAGTACGGTGAGGGCGCGTTGCTCATCGACGGTGCGCCCGTCGCCTATTACAGCTCCGCCTCCGCCTCGATCGGCTTCCAGGCCGGTTTGCAGTCGCGCAGCCAGATCATCTTCTTCATGACCGACAAGGCGCTAGCGGACTTCCGCGCGGCAGAAGGCTGGGAAGCCGGCGTCGACGCCTCGATCACCGTCATCGAGGAGGGGGCGAGCGGAAAGCTTAGCACCGAGACCGCCAAGCAGCCGGTGATCGGCGTGGTCTTCGCCGGGCGCGGCCTGATGGGCGGCATCAGCCTCGACGGTACGAAGGTGACGAAGATCGATCCGCAGTAA